Sequence from the Flavobacterium sp. J372 genome:
GCCTGCGCCTGCCTCGTATTGTTATGGCTGTACTTATAGGCAGTGCACTGGCGGTTTCGGGCACGTGTATGCAAGGTATGTTCAAGAACCCGCTTGCCACGCCCGACCTTATCGGGATAACATCCGGTGCATCATTATTTGCTGCCGTAACAATCGTACTTGGCAGTTCGTTTAAAGACTATATCCCCGAATACCTGCACTACTCTATGCTCAGCATAATGGCTTTTGCAGGAGCGCTTATTACCATGATTTTGGTATACCGCATATCTACCAGCGGTGGGCGCACCAACGTTATCATTATGCTGCTTACAGGCGTGGCGATAACGGCTTTGGGATTTGCTATTACAGGATTCCTCATCTATATCTCAAAGGAAGAGCAGCTGCGTGACCTTACCTTCTGGAACCTGGGCAGCCTTGGAGGCGCTACATGGACAAAGAATGCAATACTGGCCATTGTAATTTCAATATCGTACTTCTTCCTCATCAACAAAGGAAAAGCGCTCAACGCAATGATGCTGGGCGAAAAAGATGCCGCACACCTGGGGATACCTGTTGAAAGAATAAAAAAACAAATTGTGGTGCTCACAGCCCTAATGGTTGGCGCAACGGTAGCATTTGCCGGCACTATTAGTTTTGTGGGCCTTATTGTGCCTTACATCCTCCGCCTGGTTTTTAAATCGAATTACCATATCATTTTACCGCTTTGTGCCGTTTTAGGAAGCGTGCTTATGCTTACGGCCGATACCATAAGCCGTACTATTGCCGCCCCAAGCGAGGTGCCTATAGGCATACTTACCGCACTTATGGGCGCGCCCATTTTTATAGCGATCCTGATACGTAGCCGAAAAACAATGTAGACTGAATTATGCTGGAAGCAAAACAAATAACCTACTCTCACCGCAAGTTTGCCATACTGCATGGCATTGATGTGGAAATAAACCAGGGCGAGCTGCTTGTCATTGTGGGCCCGAACGGTGCAGGAAAATCGACACTGCTTAGTGTGCTTGCCAACGAAATGGATAAGAGCGGTGATGCCATTGTCTTCAAGAAAAAGACGTTTAAAGAATGGGACGATAAAGACCTGGCGCACAACAAGGCTAAGTTCTCCCAAAACAATAACCATGACATACCACTCACGGTGAAAGATGTTGTGATGATGGGGCGCTACCCTTACTTTAATGCCACACCGCACAAAGCTGATAAAGATGCCGCTGTAAAAGCCATGGAAGAAACTGATGTTGCTGCCTTGAAAGACCGGGACTATAACTCGCTTTCCGGCGGGGAAAAGCAACGTGTACACCTTGCCCGTGTGCTTTGCCAGTTGGATAATGATGTAAGCAACAAGCTCATTTTTCTTGATGAGCCGCTTAATAACCTTGACGTTTTGCACCAGCACCGCATACTGCACACCGTAAAAAACTTTACAGAAAAAGGCAATACGGCAGTTATGGTGCTGCACGACCTTAACCTTGCCGCACAATTTGCCGACAGGGTAATGCTGTTGAAGAAAGGCAAAATAGTGAGCCATGATGTGCCTGACAAGGTTTTTACTAAAGAAATTATAAGCCGGGTGTACAATTTCCCGTGCACCATATGCCCTAACCCGGTAAACAAGAACCCTTTAATAATTTTCGGAATTTAAATACACGCATATATGAGTACAACAACTGAAACACTGAAATCACAATGGGAAGCCCTTAAGGCTGAAAACCCGCATATGAGAATACGCAACGCTGCTGAAAAGCTTGGTGTAAGCGAGGCTGAACTGGTAGCAACATCTATAGGAGAAGGCGTAACAAGGCTTCGCCCTGAGTTTGCTGCAATACTTACCGAGGTTGAAAAACTTAGTAAGGTAATGGCGCTTACCCGTAATGATGAGTGTGTTCACGAGCGCAAAGGCGTTTATCTTAACCCTGATTTCAGTTCACCGCATGCAGGATTGTTTGTAGGTGAGGACATCGACCTCCGTATCTTCCTTTCAGCTTGGGACAAAGCGTATGCAGTAGTAGAAAAAGGTGAAGACCGCGACAAGAAAAGCCTTCAGTTCTTCGGGAAAGACGGCCTTGCCATTCACAAGATATATACAACCAGAGACAGCAATGATGCCGCTTTTGATGTAATTGTCGAGCAGTTTAAGAGTGATAACCAAAGTAATGAAGAAACTACTGTGGCCGTTCCGCTGGATATCGACGAGAAACCGGATAGTGAAATTGATGTGGACGGATTTAAAGCCGCCTGGATCGATTTAAAAGACACGCATGAGTTCTTCGGTATGCTGAGGAAGTTTGGCGTAACCAGGACGCAGGCATTGCGTTTGGCGCCAAGCGAAGAGCATGCACATAAAATTGAGAAAGACGCTATAGTGAAAATGCTTGAAGGCGCTGCAGCACAAAAACTGCCGATTATGTGTTTTGTAGGCAACCGTGGCAATATCCAGATTCATACAGGCCTTGTACGCAAAACAATGTGGCACAACAACTGGTTCAATGTGATGGACCCTGACTTTAACCTTCACCTTGACATGGATAAGATTGCACAGACATGGATTGTGCGCAAACCAACAGAAGACGGTGTTGTGACTGCTATTGAGGTATTCAACGAAATGGGCGAAATTATCGTTCAGTTCTTCGGCAAGCGTAAGCCGGGCATACCTGAACTTACAGAATGGAGAGAGCTTGTAGCTTCATTATAATCAGGTTATATTTCAACAAAAGCCGTTCCTTTTCAGGAACGGCTTTTTTGTTGGCCAGAAATTGGGATTCGATTATACCAAGGCATGCAAACCTTTGATGAAAACTACTGGAGACAACTTGTAAGGTTTTTGATAGTTATCCTCAATGAAACCTCAGGAGCTTAGGCACTAAGAGTCTCAGGGGCTTTCTCAAATAAAAAAGTCCCGGCAGGAAATACATCCTGCCGGGACCTAACAAAAACAAACTTACTTACTATGTATATTTTATTATTGAAGTAGTGTATATTGGAATGTTGGGAAGCCTCTCTCACCATTTTGAGCTACCCCGCCGGTCATCTTTACTTTATAAATATTTCCTGCAGGATCTTTTACTACGTAGAACCGGTCTGTTCTAACAGTAAACTGTGCTACAGTACCACCAACTCCACCTGCTGTGCCTCTCCAATTAGAGCCGATGTTTCTTTGGTCATTTGTAAATTTAGACTGGTCAACATCAGCAAGTGTAAAGGCCTCATAAGTAATGGCACTGGTCATTACCTGGTAAGACCTTGCACCACCTTTTGTATTTGTTACGATAAAATCAGCGAAATAATACGGAACTGCAGGGCCACCCATAGAGAATGAGTTTACAAACGGTGTAAATGCAAGATCCCACTGATTCTTTTGTGGTTCAACCTGCGCAGTAGCATTGTTTACAAGGCTAAAGAATGTAAAGTTGTAGGCAGCATTTTTAGTAATTATTACTTCCTGATGTGTAGTTGCATCAATATCAGCATATTGAAGCTTATAATCATTTCCGCTCCTTAATACTCGGATTTTTTTCCACCCTCTGTGCTCACCTCCGGCAGAACCGTCTGAACCTAGAGCCGGAGCTGTAGAAGCAGGACCATTTCCAAGGTTTACAAGATATACTTTATTATCTGCATCATTAGCAGAAACATTAATCAGCAAACCTTCAACAAGCCCTTGAGGCTCATCAATTTGTGACAGAGATCCTGAACCCTGAGCTATAAACATTGACTCGTCAGCCTGGGCAGGAGCATCAATATTTGTTGTTTCAAGAGCTTTTGCAGACATTTTTATAGAATTATTTGTACCAACCCTAAAATCAGAGCCTCCATAAAATCTAAGCTCCCAAGATGTTCTTAATGCAGAAACATCATTACCTGTGCTAAGGTCAACAAATACAGCGTTAGGAGCAGTAGCGCCACCTGTTGCAGGTTGCTCAGCTCCACCAGATACTGCAGTGTCGTTAAGGTTTACCTGAATGGTTGTGTTACCTGTCAAATTTGCAGTAAATGATGTATTTACAATAGTGAATTTTACATTTTTAGCTGTTGTAGGTATGTTGGCAAGCAGCTTGTTAAATGTAAATTCAGCTGATGTTGCTCCTGCGTTAAAAGGTACAACTATGGTATTGTTGGTTAGTGCTGGCGAAGTAGAGAAATCTGTACCGTAAACAACGTTTGTAAGCTCTGTTGATACCGTTACCGTACCTGCCTGCGGAACTGCATTCTGGAAAAGGATCTGTACCGGTGTAGCGGCATCAGTAATGTTTATTGAAGGGTTTGCGAACGATACGCCTATTGATGGGCCCGCAGCCTGGTTAGAATCATCATCGCCACAGCTTGTAAAAACTGCCGCAACAAAAGCAAAAAGTAAAACGAAACTTTTTTTCATGTTTATAGATTATTAATTAAAATTGAGGTTATACGTTAGTTTTAAAAAGTAAGAGCGTCCATATCCCATTAGCAGGTTGGCTGAACTTGCAGTATGTATGCCATTACCGCCGGGCTGGTTAAATTGTACACTGGTAATATCAAGCAGGTTACGTGCAC
This genomic interval carries:
- a CDS encoding heme ABC transporter ATP-binding protein, whose protein sequence is MLEAKQITYSHRKFAILHGIDVEINQGELLVIVGPNGAGKSTLLSVLANEMDKSGDAIVFKKKTFKEWDDKDLAHNKAKFSQNNNHDIPLTVKDVVMMGRYPYFNATPHKADKDAAVKAMEETDVAALKDRDYNSLSGGEKQRVHLARVLCQLDNDVSNKLIFLDEPLNNLDVLHQHRILHTVKNFTEKGNTAVMVLHDLNLAAQFADRVMLLKKGKIVSHDVPDKVFTKEIISRVYNFPCTICPNPVNKNPLIIFGI
- a CDS encoding hemin-degrading factor, coding for MSTTTETLKSQWEALKAENPHMRIRNAAEKLGVSEAELVATSIGEGVTRLRPEFAAILTEVEKLSKVMALTRNDECVHERKGVYLNPDFSSPHAGLFVGEDIDLRIFLSAWDKAYAVVEKGEDRDKKSLQFFGKDGLAIHKIYTTRDSNDAAFDVIVEQFKSDNQSNEETTVAVPLDIDEKPDSEIDVDGFKAAWIDLKDTHEFFGMLRKFGVTRTQALRLAPSEEHAHKIEKDAIVKMLEGAAAQKLPIMCFVGNRGNIQIHTGLVRKTMWHNNWFNVMDPDFNLHLDMDKIAQTWIVRKPTEDGVVTAIEVFNEMGEIIVQFFGKRKPGIPELTEWRELVASL
- a CDS encoding HmuY family protein, producing MKKSFVLLFAFVAAVFTSCGDDDSNQAAGPSIGVSFANPSINITDAATPVQILFQNAVPQAGTVTVSTELTNVVYGTDFSTSPALTNNTIVVPFNAGATSAEFTFNKLLANIPTTAKNVKFTIVNTSFTANLTGNTTIQVNLNDTAVSGGAEQPATGGATAPNAVFVDLSTGNDVSALRTSWELRFYGGSDFRVGTNNSIKMSAKALETTNIDAPAQADESMFIAQGSGSLSQIDEPQGLVEGLLINVSANDADNKVYLVNLGNGPASTAPALGSDGSAGGEHRGWKKIRVLRSGNDYKLQYADIDATTHQEVIITKNAAYNFTFFSLVNNATAQVEPQKNQWDLAFTPFVNSFSMGGPAVPYYFADFIVTNTKGGARSYQVMTSAITYEAFTLADVDQSKFTNDQRNIGSNWRGTAGGVGGTVAQFTVRTDRFYVVKDPAGNIYKVKMTGGVAQNGERGFPTFQYTLLQ
- a CDS encoding iron ABC transporter permease; this translates as MQNRLSIYMTFSVLLLAVLAVVSLYMGVYIFERHSVFELLSGIITNDGSISESDRFVMMGLRLPRIVMAVLIGSALAVSGTCMQGMFKNPLATPDLIGITSGASLFAAVTIVLGSSFKDYIPEYLHYSMLSIMAFAGALITMILVYRISTSGGRTNVIIMLLTGVAITALGFAITGFLIYISKEEQLRDLTFWNLGSLGGATWTKNAILAIVISISYFFLINKGKALNAMMLGEKDAAHLGIPVERIKKQIVVLTALMVGATVAFAGTISFVGLIVPYILRLVFKSNYHIILPLCAVLGSVLMLTADTISRTIAAPSEVPIGILTALMGAPIFIAILIRSRKTM